The window ATGCTTTGGCGTCGACTCGGCATGTTGAAGTTTTCCGGAATCCCAGTCATGTGGGCTCTTCACCGTACGTACCCTCTTCGCTTTGACATCTGTGCTTTGAACCAGTGAGACTTTTTGCACATTCCACTGAACCCTTTATTTTCATTCATTtattcttttgctttctGGAAAACAATATTGTGCAACTTCCATTGTTATTCAAATTCGAAATGTAAGAATCAGTACCTGGGAAAATGAATGGTTGATTGTTAAAGATAGATCTACCTCAAGTCTGCAACAGAAGTTCAAAGACAATGCTTCTATCAATAAAGTTTGATTCGCGGACATATGCTAGTGCATGCAACACGAGAATAGTCAGTTGACGTGAAAAATATGCCAATGCGGTATTAACAACCCTGTATCTAGATATCTGAACGTCTTTTGGGCATAATTCGTTATCTACTACTGGGCAGATATACCACTAGAACTTGTACTTGGGACTTTCACCTATACATATTGACCTTTGTGTGTTACCATTGGCTGTTGTAATACATATTAATTAACCATTCATTGGAACCCTTATATCCTGCTCTGTATCGATAAAGCAAAAAACAATAGTAGACAACCATCACTGACTCGTGATGCTGATACCAGAGCAAAAAGAGATAAACAGATACCCAAAATCGGAGTTTGATGGGATTCACTTGGCAAAAGCCACTGATTTAAATGGAGGTCCACTAAAGCAAGGCACATTTGGGGGAGCCCACCCACTGCGGATCATTCTCCGGCCCGCCTTGACCAATACCCCGCCTGAACAGGATTTGTGGTAGCAAAAAAAATGACCGATATCGTCGGTCAGTGAGGAAAATTTTTCCAAAAGGTTACACATTCTGGTACAAGTCAAATTTTAGACTGAGTGTAAAGACGCTCAATTAttcccttcttcaacctctccaCGACCGTGACGTGACACGATATTCAGCATGTGTGGTGTTTCGGGTATTTTGGTCAGTCTTGAGTCCTGCTCTTTCTATTGCCCCTCCCCCGCGCTCAGTGAGACCCTTGCCCGTGCTCGGACTTGGGACGGAAGTGCTACCAAAacagcaaacaaaaaaacGAGTGATACATTGCATGTAAATAAATGCTGACTGTTTATACAGCTGGGTGACCAGGAAGCCACTTCGGCTGCTATCGATTTGCACGAATCTTTGTATTACCTCCAACATGTTAGTCACCGATCGGAAACACAATCGAATGCCGAATCTCGAATCTCCCAAGGAACGAATGCTGATACTAGGTATAGCGAGGACAAGATGCTGCAGGTATCGCTGTTTGCCAGGGAGGAAGAGTCTCCCAGTGCAAGGGCTTGGGAATGGCCAGCAAGGTCTTTTCTGATGGCCGACGACTTGAGCATCTGCCCGGATACATGGgtatggatatggatggcAACGCGACACACAGATGATACAGAGACTGACTCTCCAAAGGCCTGGGACACGTCCGCTACCCTACCATGGGCACCGCTTCTGCGTATGTGACACTGCAAGTACTCTATTTGCACAACTAACCGCGGTTCACAGATCCGAGGCTCAGCCTTTTTACGTCAATGCGCCATTCGGAATCTCCATGAGCGTCAACGGcaacctcgtcaacaccGAATACCTTCGCAAATTcctcgacgaagaagcaCACCGACATGTCAACTCCGATTCCGACTCAGAGCTCCTGTGCGTAATCGCAACTAGCACTTATTCGAACCACGGTGACTGATTTGTACCAATagtctcaacatcttcgCACACGGACTTCAGCAGCTCGGCAAGACTCGTGCCAACTCTGAAGATATCTTCACTGCTCTGAGCGATGTGTACTCCAAGTGCCAGGGCGCTTTTGCCTGTACTGCCATGATCGCTGGTTTCGGTATCCTGGCTTTCCGGTGAGTTGTGCCAATGACTCAAAGTGTGTCTTGTGTCTAATTGGAAACAGTGACGCCAACGGTATTCGACCCCTCTGCATTGGATCCCGACCCTCCGCTACTCTCTCCGGCACCAAGGATTACATGGTTGCTTCCGAATCTGTTGTCCTCAAGCAGCTCGGCTTCGAGGATATCATCGACATTCTTCCCGGACAGGCCTGCTTTTTGCAAAAGGGCTGTGCTCCCAAGTTCCGCCAGATCATCAACGACCGACCCTACACCCCCGATTGCTTCGAGTTCGTTTACGTTGCTCGCCCCGACTCTACCATGGACGGTATCTCCGTCTACCGCAGCCGACAAAACATGGGAGAgaagctggccaagaagattcGTGCGGTTCTTGGAGACAAGGCAGTTGAAGAGATCGATGCTGGTATGTTGTATTCAAACACCGCTTTACCTGAAACTATACTAATACGTTTTCTAGTTATTCCCGTTCCTGAGGTACGACATGCTGCACTATATACTAATCCTCCTTTCCGCGGTGGCTAACTCCTCATAGACAAGTAACATTGCCGCTGCTACTCTTGCTGAAAAGCTTGGCAAGCCATATGTGACTGCTCTTATTAAGAACCGATACGTCCAACGAACTTTCATTCTCCCCAACCAAGCTCTCCGAATGAAGAGTGTCCGCCGAAAGCTTTCACCCATCGACTCGGAATTCCGCGGCAAGAACTTGATTATAGTGGATGACAGTGTCGTCCGTGGAAGTAAGCAATACATTGTGTAAGCCATGCGCCAATACTGACTTGATATTAGCTACATCACGACAAATTGTCCAGATGGCTAGGGATGCTGGTGCCGTCAAGGTTATCTTTGTTTCAGCATCTCCTGAATGCATGCACCCTCACATTGTAAGTGCGATCAAGTTATTTTGCCTGAGAATGATGCTAACAATTCTCAAGTATGGTATCGATCTTGCGGACCCAATTGGTAGGAACTCATGTGTCCCGTCGCTAAAACTGCTCTTGCTAACAATCTAAAAGATCTGGTTGCCCATGGTCGAACTACACAGGAAATTGCCGACTATATCGGTGCTGACGAGGTCATCTTCCAGGACCTTGACGGCAAGGACGGATTGAAGGCTGCTTGCATGGAGGCCGCCGAAACCGAAAGCAAGGTTGAGGACTTCGAGGTCGGTGTCTTCTGTGGTCGCTACGTCACAGAAGTCCCAGAAGGATATTTCGAGCACTTGAGCGATCTCCGAAACGGCAAGcgaaaggccaaggcagccttgacagaGATCAAGTCCGGCGGTGATGAGGGTGCCAATGTTGTCGTCAGCTCTGGACCTACAAATGGCCCACCTGACTCTGATGAGCGCGAAGACATCAGGTGAGTCCTTGTCAGTGATGCTTATTCTTTGCGTATACTGACCAGTCAACAGCCTTCACAACATGGCCAGCGAGCAGATGACAACGTCATAAACGCTGACAACGATACTCTCGGACAGCCGAGTGCAAAAAAGTGCCGGAACTCAAAAGTCTGGCCAAGAGGGGGTAGCTTCGAGAGATGAGTGGGAGACCTTAAACTTGGGTCTGAAAATGCCAATGGCAGGCGGACACGATAGTccagccagccatgatgaaaaaTAATGTAGCCTTCAGAGTTGTCAGTCGGCCAGAGAATGCGTGTTTGGACACAGCACCACGTTGGCTGGCAACTCGGTGAGGCGCCACCGATACTAGAGATGCCGCAAGGCAGAGATCAGAACGAGATATGAAAAGCCAGAATTTATGAGCGTTGCTTGAATTATTGCTGCTATTTCCTTGTGTCAGtcagtcttgtcttgtgctCCGCTTTCTCAGTCTCGGAGTCGCCCTATCGCCCCAGATGGTGGACTAATACACCGGCTAGGGGACCGGCATGATACTATGCTGAGTGGGCTTGAGTTGGATCAACGACGGTCCAAGCGAGAGTGGCCAGAACATGTGTTCTAGCTCAGGGTTCACAGGAAGCCACCGCTCAGTCAAACCACACCATGGTAAGCATATCCCTTCCAAGTCTCGTAATTTGACCCATCGAATAGATTACGGAGGGGAAACAAGTACGGTGAGCAAGGTGAAAGAATTTGATTATCACGAAAGGGTCCATCAAGATAGTCTCTTGGTGGAGTTGCTGAAAAGGTGGGAGGAGCCTCATGAGGAGAAGCCTTGGCCTCTCTCAAAATAAACCCTGACTAGTTCACCAACCTGCCACTTGAGTTAGTTGGAGATGGTTGGAGAGCATGGTTAACTGGATCTCGGTTAGGGCCAGACCGGAGATGCCAAGATGATTTTTAGCATCATGACTAAGTGATAGTAATAGCAATGGTCGGTTCTCATGGTCTATGTTAGTTAAGAGGCTAATGTTGCAGTCGGAGTGAAGGAGTCATGTCAAAATCAACACCCTGTAACAGATATTTCCGTGGTAGAAAAATTCCTAGTCAAGGTTGCATGCGGATCATAGCAAAGGTAATGTGTGCAGTGAAGTGCCATGACGATTCATAAGCTCCGTGGTAGTTAAGGTGGGATGGGATCCATCACGATCTCCAACGcatagaagaagaaaaaataTGTATCAGGGTTCCCCTCacgatggaagaagaaaaaacaaggacgtggaagaagagaaaaagaagaagaacaaggcttCGAAAGACAGCTGATTTCCCAATTGGGCCGTTGTGTCAATTCTGGCTGGACGGTCCCATCAAGACCCATATACGACAAGCTTTCTGCCGACTGTAATGAAAGACCCATGATGCAGGTCCCAAAGGTTCGGCTGCACGATATGTCGTTTCCTTACCCTTTCGGGGAGCGTTGGTATCGGCTTTAGTCGGGGGATTGGGCTAGATGAACGTGGGGCTTGGCCTCTGCTTTGCTACCTATTAGGACTAGAGttgagagggagagggagaaagACAAGGGGATAGGGAAAGACGAGGCGAGCATAGGTAGAGGTAGGCACGTTGGATTCATCATTGGGGGTATATACTACAATCTGATATGGGGGTGACTTATACAATTTACATACTGTTGTGCTGTCGCTTCTGATTGGAACCGAGTCATGAGATCTCCTCCAGCACTGTACGCTATACCTTGCTGGGGGCTGTATC is drawn from Fusarium graminearum PH-1 chromosome 3, whole genome shotgun sequence and contains these coding sequences:
- a CDS encoding amidophosphoribosyltransferase; the encoded protein is MTDIVGHWVTRKPLRLLSICTNLCITSNISEAQPFYVNAPFGISMSVNGNLVNTEYLRKFLDEEAHRHVNSDSDSELLLNIFAHGLQQLGKTRANSEDIFTALSDVYSKCQGAFACTAMIAGFGILAFRDANGIRPLCIGSRPSATLSGTKDYMVASESVVLKQLGFEDIIDILPGQACFLQKGCAPKFRQIINDRPYTPDCFEFVYVARPDSTMDGISVYRSRQNMGEKLAKKIRAVLGDKAVEEIDAVIPVPETSNIAAATLAEKLGKPYVTALIKNRYVQRTFILPNQALRMKSVRRKLSPIDSEFRGKNLIIVDDSVVRGTTSRQIVQMARDAGAVKVIFVSASPECMHPHIYGIDLADPIDLVAHGRTTQEIADYIGADEVIFQDLDGKDGLKAACMEAAETESKVEDFEVGVFCGRYVTEVPEGYFEHLSDLRNGKRKAKAALTEIKSGGDEGANVVVSSGPTNGPPDSDEREDISLHNMASEQMTTS